A genomic region of Podarcis raffonei isolate rPodRaf1 chromosome 13, rPodRaf1.pri, whole genome shotgun sequence contains the following coding sequences:
- the LOC128399835 gene encoding olfactory receptor 10S1-like: MDPANQTVTVFVLGVLPNTAELPLLFFFIFLAIYTLTVLGNLLILITILFEPQLHSLPMYFFLCHLSFLDTCLSSVTVPKVLAGFLRSSYRTISFGGCIVQLYTFHFLASTECFLYTVMAYDRYLAICRPLNYSTLMNRRVCSGLTAATWLTGSFHAAIHTSLTFRLPYCGPNQVDYFFCDIPPVLKLACADTAVNHAVILANIGAVAAGCFVLICISYAYITSAILKIRTTEGRQRAFSTCSAHLTVVLLYYGPPVFIYLRPSSSASTYGTLAVFYTIITPMLNPFIYTLRNKEVKRALRKSFKRHVTSQER, from the coding sequence ATGGACCCTGCCAACCAAACTGTGACAGTCTTTGTCCTGGGGGTGCTGCCAAACACAGCCGAActcccccttctcttcttcttcatcttcttggcCATCTACACATTGACTGTCCTGGGGAACCTCCTCATCCTGATCACCATCTTGTTCGAACCCCAGCTCCATAGTctccccatgtacttcttcctctgCCACCTCTCATTCCTAGACACCTGTCTCTCCTCTGTCACAGTGCCCAAAGTCTTGGCAGGCTTCCTAAGGTCCAGCTACAGAACCATCTCCTTTGGAGGCTGCATTGTCCAGCTCTATACCTTCCACTTCTTGGCAAGCACCGAGTGCTTCCTTTACACTGTCATGGCTTATGACCGCTACCTTGCCATCTGCCGCCCGCTGAACTACAGTACACTCATGAACAGGAGGGTCTGCTCTGGTCTCACAGCTGCGACCTGGCTCACTGGTTCCTTTCACGCTGCTATCCATACCAGCCTGACGTTCCGTCTGCCCTACTGTGGTCCCAACCAAGTGGACTACTTCTTTTGTGACATACCACCAGTGCTCAAACTAGCCTGTGCCGACACAGCTGTGAACCATGCCGTCATACTGGCCAACATTGGTGCCGTGGCTGCCGGCTGCTTTGTGCTCATATGTATCTCCTATGCCTACATCACATCTGCCATTTTGAAAATCCGAACAACGGAGGGAAGGCAGCGGGCCTTCTCCACTTGTAGTGCTCACCTTACAGTGGTGCTGCTCTACTATGGACCTCCAGTTTTTATATACTTGCGTCCATCTTCAAGTGCCTCCACCTATGGGACTCTGGCTGTTTTCTACACCATCATCACTCCTATGCTGAACCCGTTCATATACACATTGCGGAACAAGGAAGTGAAAAGGGCATTGAGGAAATCATTCAAGAGACATGTCACTTCTCAGGAACGATAG
- the LOC128399882 gene encoding olfactory receptor 10S1-like, with the protein MDTANQTVTVFVLGVLPNTAELPLLFFLIFLAIYTLTVLGNLLILITILFEPQLHSLPMYFFLCHLSVIETCLSSVTVPKVLAGFLRSSYRTISFGGCIVQLYSYHFLASAECFLFTVMAYDRYLAICRPLNYSTLMNRRVCSGLTAGTWLTGSFHAAIHTSLTFRLPYCGPNQVDYFFCDIPPVLKLACADTAVNYVVTLANIGAVAAGCFVLICISYAYIASAILKIRTTEGRRRAFSTCSAHLTVVLLQYAPPVFIYLRPSSSASTYGALAVFQTMITPMLNPFIYTLRNKEVERALRKLFNRHAASQER; encoded by the coding sequence ATGGACACTGCCAACCAAACTGTGACGGTCTTTGTCCTGGGGGTGCTGCCAAACACAGCCGAActcccccttctcttcttcctcatcttcttggccaTCTACACGTTGACTGTCCTGGGGAACCTCCTCATCCTGATCACCATCTTGTTTGAACCCCAGCTCCATAGTctccccatgtacttcttcctctgTCACCTCTCTGTCATAGAAACCTGTCTCTCCTCTGTCACAGTGCCCAAAGTCTTGGCGGGCTTCCTAAGGTCCAGCTACAGAACCATCTCCTTTGGAGGCTGCATCGTCCAGCTCTATTCCTACCACTTTTTGGCGAGCGCCGAGTGCTTCCTTTTCACTGTCATGGCTTATGACCGCTACCTTGCCATCTGCCGCCCGCTGAACTACAGTACACTCATGAACAGGAGGGTCTGCTCTGGTCTCACAGCTGGGACCTGGCTCACTGGTTCCTTTCACGCTGCTATCCATACCAGCCTGACGTTCCGTCTGCCCTACTGTGGTCCCAACCAAGTGGACTACTTCTTTTGTGACATACCACCAGTGCTCAAACTAGCCTGTGCCGACACAGCTGTGAATTATGTCGTCACACTGGCCAACATTGGCGCTGTGGCTGCCGGCTGCTTTGTGCTCATATGTATCTCCTACGCCTACATAGCATCCGCCATTTTGAAAATCCGAACAACAGAGGGGAGGCGGCGGGCCTTCTCCACTTGCAGTGCTCACCTTACAGTGGTGCTGCTCCAGTATGCGCCTCCAGTCTTTATATATTTGCGTCCATCTTCAAGTGCCTCCACCTATGGGGCATTGGCTGTGTTCCAAACCATGATCACTCCCATGTTGAACCCATTCATATACACACTGAGGAATAAGGAAGTGGAAAGGGCATTGAGGAAATTGTTCAACAGGCATGCCGCTTCTCAGGAACGATAG